The Eublepharis macularius isolate TG4126 chromosome 11, MPM_Emac_v1.0, whole genome shotgun sequence genome includes a region encoding these proteins:
- the LOC129337524 gene encoding zinc finger protein 398-like has translation MAEWVPPAQSSRGPSGELPEAGFPKEAQLQTATISLWTVVGAVQAMERAVEAHALRLLSLEQRSGMAEKRFAACEKALAEMGSQLESRGTVLGTLLQEYGQLQRRLENVENLLKNWNFWVLRVPASSSGEAFKDSAALDEASSHFSHDKWENLQEWQKDLYKNVIKGNCESLISLDFAVSKLESLTCIEEGDPPCGLTQADLGEEPQEPPANTGREPSSVGTEVISWIKQEDGVCRRDLGKVPSGGLLQSTCNYYTVSKLESLPRDRDGVPPCLPFQPDLEPEADTISVVQKTDLPGSRTDLISWIKEEELGGDGQSTSNDRHLLQAEEHQPEDPANPPLLLFFPGGSVAPICNGAIGESHPLPPLHSACIGPRAVESHPSSPDAAAEAAMDRPHTCPECGKTFSLLLSLQIHQMNHQKKKLYECVYCGRTVGCPSELARHEMIHTKERPYRCAVCGKGFVRKQHLTPHLRLHTGERPYHCAECGKNFICKHHLLEHQRTHTGEKPYACTECGKTFRRKKSLKDHMRIHGAEQGQTDSARDLPEEPQNDTDAGTESAR, from the exons ATGGCTGAATGGGTCCCTCCTGCTCAG TCTTCCAGGGGGCCTTCTGGCGAGCTCCCAGAGGCTGGCTTCCCCAAAGAGGCACAGCTGCAGACAGCCACGATTTCCCTGTGGACGGTGGTGGGGGCTGTCCAGGCCATGGAGCGGGCAGTGGAGGCGCACGCACTGCGGCTGCTGAGCCTGGAGCAGAGGTCGGGAATGGCGGAGAAACGGTTTGCGGCCTGTGAGAAGGCGTTGGCGGAGATGGGAAGCCAGCTGGAGAGCAGGGGGACGGTGCTGGGGACCCTCTTGCAAGAATATGGGCAGCTCCAGAGGAGGCTGGAGAACGTGGAGAACCTGCTCAAGAACTGGAATTTCTGGGTCCTGAGGGTCCCTGCAAGCTCCTCTGGAGAGGCTTTCAAG GACTCAGCCGCCTTGGATGAAGCCTCGAGCCATTTTTCTCACGATAAATGGGAAAACCTACAGGAGTGGCAGAAGGATCTTTACAAGAACGTGATCAAGGGAAACTGCGAGTCTCTGATCTCACTCG ACTTTGCCGTTTCTAAACTGGAAAGTTTGACCTGTATAGAAGAAGGGGACCCACCGTGTGGTCTAACTCAGGCAGACTTGGGGGAGGAGCCCCAAGAGCCCCCAGCCAATACTGGAAGAG AACCGTCTTCTGTGGGAACCGAGGTGATCTCTTGGATTAAACAAGAGGATGGCGTGTGCAGGAGGGACCTGGGGAAAGTGCCAAGCGGAGGCCTCCTTCAAAGCACCTGCAACT ATTATACCGTTTCGAAATTGGAAAGTTTACCAAGGGACAGGGACGGGGTCCCACCCTGCCTTCCTTTCCAGCCAGacttggaaccagaggctgacACCATCTCTGTTGTACAGAAAACAG ATTTGCCTGGTTCTAGAACAGACTTGATTTCCTGGATCAAGGAGGAGGAGCTGGGCGGAGATGGTCAAAGCACTT CTAACGACAGGCACCTCCTACAGGCGGAGGAACACCAGCCAGAAGACCCTGCCAACCCGCCCCTGCTGCTCTTTTTCCCAGGCGGGTCAGTGGCCCCCATCTGCAACGGCGCCATTGGCGAGAGCCATCCTCTTCCGCCCCTTCACAGTGCATGCATTGGGCCCAGAGCCGTCGAGAGCCATCCAAGCTCTCCTGATGCAGCCGCTGAAGCGGCGATGGACCGGCCGCACACCTGCCCGGAGTGTGGGAAGACGTTCAGCCTCCTGCTCAGCCTCCAGATCCACCAGATGAACCACCAGAAGAAGAAGCTCTACGAGTGCGTCTACTGCGGGCGCACCGTAGGCTGCCCCTCGGAGCTCGCCCGGCACGAGATGATCCATACCAAAGAGAGGCCCTACAGGTGCGCCGTCTGCGGGAAGGGCTTTGTGCGGAAGCAGCACCTCACCCCCCACTTACGGCTGCACACAGGCGAGCGGCCCTACCATTGTGCCGAGTGTGGGAAGAACTTCATCTGTAAGCACCACCTCCTGGAGCACCAGCGCAcccacacgggggagaagcccTACGCCTGCACCGAGTGCGGGAAGACCTTCAGGCGGAAGAAGTCACTGAAGGACCACATGCGCATACACGGTGCGGAGCAGGGGCAGACAGACTCAGCCCGGGATCTGCCAGAGGAGCCCCAGAACGACACGGACGCTGGGACAGAAAGTGCAAGGTAG